The Physeter macrocephalus isolate SW-GA chromosome 13, ASM283717v5, whole genome shotgun sequence genome window below encodes:
- the GPR18 gene encoding N-arachidonyl glycine receptor: MTTPHNQAQPGPSIDPFPDEYKIAALVFYSCIFITGLFVNVTALWVFSCTTKKRTTVTIYMMNVALLDLIFIMSLPFRMFYYAKGEWPFGEYFCQILGALTVFYPSIALWLLAFISADRYMAIVQPKYTKELKNTCKAMLACVGVWIMTLTTTIPLLLLYEDPDKASTPATCLKISDVIHLKANNALNFTRLIFFFLIPLFIMIGCYLVIIHSLLHGKTSKLKPKVKEKSIRIIITLMVQVLVCFMPFHICFAFLMLGGDENSYNPWGAFTTFLMNLSTCLDVILYYIVSKQFQARVISVMLYRNYLQSVRRKSFRSGSLRSLSNINSEML, encoded by the coding sequence ATGACCACCCCTCACAATCAAGCTCAACCTGGCCCTTCTATTGACCCATTTCCAGACGAATACAAAATAGCAGCCCTTGTCTTCTACAGCTGTATCTTCATAACTGGCTTATTTGTTAATGTCACTGCCTTATGGGTCTTCAGTTGTACCACCAAGAAGAGAACCACTGTAACCATCTATATGATGAATGTGGCACTACTGGACTTGATATTTATAATGAGCTTACCCTTTCGAATGTTTTATTATGCAAAAGGTGAATGGCCGTTTGGAGAGTACTTCTGCCAGATTCTTGGGGCTCTCACAGTGTTTTATCCAAGTATTGCTCTATGGCTACTTGCTTTCATTAGTGCCGACAGATACATGGCCATTGTACAGCCGAAATACACCAAGGAACTTAAAAACACATGCAAGGCCATGCTAGCGTGTGTGGGAGTCTGGATAATGACCCTGACAACCACCATCCCACTCCTACTACTCTATGAAGACCCAGATAAAGCCTCCACCCCCGCCACCTGCCTCAAGATTTCTGACGTCATCCACTTAAAAGCTAATAATGCGCTGAACTTCACTcgactgattttctttttcttgattcctcTGTTCATCATGATTGGGTGCTACTTGGTCATTATTCATAGTCTCCTTCACGGTAAGACATCGAAGCTGAAGCCAAAAGTCAAGGAGAAGTCGATACGGATCATTATCACGCTCATGGTGCAGGTGCTCGTCTGCTTCATGCCTTTCCACATCTGCTTTGCTTTCCTGATGCTGGGAGGGGACGAGAACAGCTACAACCCCTGGGGAGCCTTCACCACCTTCCTCATGAACCTCAGCACCTGTCTGGATGTGATTCTCTACTACATTGTTTCAAAACAATTTCAGGCTCGAGTCATTAGTGTCATGCTATACCGCAATTATCTTCAGAGCGTGCGCAGAAAGAGCTTCCGCTCAGGTAGCTTACGGTCCCTAAGCAACATAAACAGTGAGATGTTATGA